The sequence below is a genomic window from Deltaproteobacteria bacterium GWC2_55_46.
ATTGATCTTCCCCCGAAATTTCGGACACACAGTTAAGCTACTTTTGACTGCTCGAACGCAAGGGGCGAGCGGTATTGAAGTGTATAGTTTTTGTATAGTAGAGATGTACAGTGACAGTATTCACCTGACAGTGCCGCCCCCTGGCGGGGTTACTGTTTAAGTGCTTTTTTGTTTTCCTTCACCTCCTCTTTTTTGGGTTTGGGCAGGCCGTCGATGAAGGCCTTGTAAGGGACCCTGCCGTTCATGTTCCGGCCCTGATGAGTACGCTCGTTGTTGTAGTACTTGAGGTACTTGTCGAGATCGGCCTGCATCTCATCGACCGTATTGTACTACTTCTTCCTGCCCTGTATGCGGAAGTGCTCGTAAGCTTCCCCTAAAAGTAGACATGTAATAAGTAGAGCTTTCTGGCAAAATAAGGAGCCAGGAGGTTCGTATGAAGAAGTCTCGCTTTACCGAGTCTCAGATCGTTGCCGTGCTCAAGGAGGCGGAGTCCGGCGTTCCCGTCCAGGAGGTCTGCCGCAAGCACGGCATCTCGGACGCCACGTACTACAACTGGAAGTCGAAGTACGGCGGCATGGAAGCATCCGATTTAAGACGCATGAAGGAGATGGAGCAGGAACTCCATCAGCTCAAGCGCATGTATGCCGACATGGCCCTTGAGAACCGCGCCTTGAAGGATCTGATCGAAAAAAAACTTTAAGGCCGCCTGAGAAACGTGAAGCTGTTACGTATCTGATTGCCGAGCACAGTTTATCGGTGCACAGTGGTTGCCGTTGCATCGGCCTGTCTCGGGCGGCCTATTACCGGACACCGGTTATCGCGTCTGAGCGCGACGCCGAGGTCATCACGGTTTTAAACGCCCTGATAGAGCGGCATCCGCGCTGGGGTTTCTGGAAGTGTCGCAAAGCCCTAAGGCGCAAGGGCCATCCATGGAACCACAAGCGGGTATATCGCGTCTACTGCGCTCTCAGGCTGAACCAGAAGCGCAGAGCCAGGAGAAGGTTGCCAGAACGCGTCAAGCAACCCTTGCTTGTGCCGCAACAGCCGAATCAGGTCTGGTCAGCGGATTTCATGTGTGATACGCTTTATTCGGGCAACCGGTTCCGTACTTTTAACGTAATCGACGACTTCAACCGGGAATGCCTTGCCGTCGAGATAGACACATCGATTACCGGTAAGAGGCTCATCCGGGTATTTGAGCGGCTTAAATCCGAACGTGGCCTGCCGGAGACTTTGCGGGTCGACAACGGCCCCGAGTTCCTAAGCGGCGACTTCGTGGCATGGGCAGAGCAGGTCGGGATGACGATACGGTACATACAGCCGGGCCAGCCCAACCAGAACGCCTATGTCGAAAGGTTCAACCGCACGTACCGTGAAGAGTTCCTTAGCCTGTACTTGTTTCGTAACCTCAGCGAGGTGCGCGAAGGCACCCATGACTGGAGGATCGGTTACAATGAGCGCCGTCCTCATGACGCCTTGGGAGATCTGACGCCGTGTGAGTATCGCCAAAACAACGCCGGAAACTCTACTTTAAAACTGTCTACCTAATAGGGAAGCTTACGATCCAAGCTGTTTATCTCCTCTAGTAATAGCGCCTTTCCCTGCCGATGAGCCGCTACAACAAGCCCGTACTTGTCCACATCCGCGCCTGTGAATGCGCCTTTCATATGTCCGAACAATTCGCTTGTAAGCAGGGAGGGTGGAAGGTTAGCGCAATTTATCCTTTCAAGTTCTTTCTTGTAGCGTTCCTGATAGACCTGTG
It includes:
- a CDS encoding transposase; translated protein: MSRAAYYRTPVIASERDAEVITVLNALIERHPRWGFWKCRKALRRKGHPWNHKRVYRVYCALRLNQKRRARRRLPERVKQPLLVPQQPNQVWSADFMCDTLYSGNRFRTFNVIDDFNRECLAVEIDTSITGKRLIRVFERLKSERGLPETLRVDNGPEFLSGDFVAWAEQVGMTIRYIQPGQPNQNAYVERFNRTYREEFLSLYLFRNLSEVREGTHDWRIGYNERRPHDALGDLTPCEYRQNNAGNSTLKLST
- a CDS encoding transposase, whose amino-acid sequence is MKKSRFTESQIVAVLKEAESGVPVQEVCRKHGISDATYYNWKSKYGGMEASDLRRMKEMEQELHQLKRMYADMALENRALKDLIEKKL